In Edaphobacter dinghuensis, a genomic segment contains:
- a CDS encoding c-type cytochrome, whose amino-acid sequence MNRKFKLVFGAMCALLCGLCLSNTALGQNLPDGKGKAEFIHNCTACHRADMVTVAKKTKAEWRKSVDDMAARGADGTKQDIDNAYLYLATNFATDRSAPATPAPSATPSTSGAATPLTASEIEQAKSLITQSECLSCHRIGDQGGYTGPALNGVGSRRTPDQIRAAIVTPKPTLDPANELVRLSTADGKTVTGRILSQDDQNVQVRDTSGKTATYSKSDLTLFTTIDTNPMPSYGGRIAGDDLDTLVRYLTSLPPINDTAQK is encoded by the coding sequence ATGAACCGGAAATTCAAATTAGTGTTCGGGGCGATGTGCGCCTTACTGTGCGGCCTTTGCCTATCCAATACAGCCTTAGGCCAAAACCTCCCCGACGGCAAAGGCAAGGCAGAGTTCATCCACAACTGCACCGCCTGCCATCGCGCCGACATGGTCACCGTTGCCAAAAAGACCAAGGCCGAGTGGAGAAAATCCGTCGACGACATGGCCGCCCGCGGCGCCGACGGCACCAAGCAGGACATCGACAACGCCTACCTCTACCTCGCCACAAACTTCGCGACCGATCGATCCGCCCCAGCCACGCCAGCCCCCTCTGCAACTCCTTCAACCTCAGGCGCAGCCACCCCGCTCACCGCCTCTGAGATCGAGCAAGCCAAGAGCTTAATTACCCAGAGCGAGTGCCTCTCCTGCCATCGCATCGGCGACCAGGGCGGCTACACCGGCCCAGCCCTGAACGGCGTAGGCTCGCGCCGCACCCCCGACCAGATCCGAGCGGCCATCGTCACGCCAAAGCCAACCCTCGACCCCGCCAACGAACTCGTCCGCCTGAGCACCGCCGATGGCAAAACAGTGACCGGCCGCATTCTCAGCCAGGACGACCAAAACGTGCAGGTCAGGGACACCTCAGGAAAGACCGCCACCTACTCCAAGTCCGACCTCACCCTGTTCACAACCATCGACACCAACCCCATGCCCTCCTACGGCGGAAGAATCGCCGGAGACGACCTGGACACCCTCGTCCGTTACCTCACTTCCCTCCCACCCATAAACGATACCGCCCAGAAATAA
- a CDS encoding acyltransferase — translation MLRVIAIYMVMQIHTGEFEYIAPNGTVLHTAGAWAVGWTNSLMRVCVPLFVMISGFFLFPVGDERKFFRKRFTRVLIPFVVWCVVYAFYYYAQGTASLHTTLLNIAKIPVNYGTEVGHLWFVYMLMAIYLIAPVFSPWIVSASRKSMELFLALWGMTLLLPFIHLYFSSVWGECYWNATPTLYYFSGFLGYAVLAAYIKRFWMAPSLRVDWLAIGMVAVGYAATAGGFLYRLGYEHEVKSLELTWNFTTLNVAIMTAGLFLLFRNIRTDRESSLVWRLIDDLSRMSYGMYLAHIIVLNAVHSLMAPLIGNAFLRIPAIALVTFVITYLGVKLLSLLPRGKYIVG, via the coding sequence TTGCTACGCGTCATCGCGATTTACATGGTGATGCAGATCCACACTGGCGAGTTCGAGTACATCGCCCCAAATGGGACCGTATTGCACACGGCGGGAGCCTGGGCTGTGGGATGGACGAACTCGCTGATGCGGGTCTGCGTGCCGCTTTTCGTCATGATTAGCGGATTTTTTCTTTTCCCCGTTGGGGATGAGCGCAAATTCTTTCGGAAGCGCTTTACCCGTGTGTTGATTCCGTTTGTCGTCTGGTGTGTGGTCTATGCCTTCTATTACTACGCGCAGGGAACGGCCTCTCTTCACACCACTTTGCTCAATATCGCGAAGATCCCTGTAAATTACGGCACGGAGGTTGGCCATCTTTGGTTTGTGTATATGCTGATGGCGATCTACCTTATCGCACCTGTGTTTTCGCCGTGGATTGTTTCGGCGAGCCGGAAGAGCATGGAGCTGTTTCTGGCGCTGTGGGGCATGACATTGTTGCTGCCCTTCATTCACCTCTACTTCTCATCGGTGTGGGGCGAGTGTTATTGGAATGCAACGCCAACTCTCTACTACTTCTCAGGCTTCCTCGGCTATGCCGTACTCGCTGCTTATATCAAGCGGTTCTGGATGGCTCCTTCGTTGCGTGTCGATTGGCTCGCGATCGGCATGGTTGCGGTGGGTTATGCCGCTACCGCCGGAGGATTTCTCTACAGACTCGGTTACGAGCACGAAGTAAAGAGCCTCGAGCTGACGTGGAACTTCACCACGTTGAATGTTGCGATCATGACAGCGGGACTATTTCTGCTCTTCCGAAATATTCGTACAGACCGCGAGAGCAGTCTCGTATGGCGGCTTATCGACGATCTTTCGCGCATGAGCTATGGCATGTATCTGGCACACATCATCGTACTCAACGCGGTTCACTCGTTGATGGCACCGCTGATTGGGAATGCGTTTCTGCGTATCCCTGCGATCGCACTTGTAACCTTCGTGATTACTTATCTTGGGGTCAAGCTGCTCTCGCTGTTGCCGAGGGGGAAATACATTGTCGGATAA
- a CDS encoding glycoside hydrolase family 27 protein, whose translation MYLRYLCAALLVTSGFLRIAPAEVPLARQDSAAEASSKAAATKDISGTWVAKAEMPMGQLEIVYVLKVHDGHITGQQSLPFGDSPIVDGSVTGDTFHFTVELESFGTLSKREVSGRIVGDSLILTPAMPGPPPDAGTSGAAGGPPRPAFHIGEVTAVRGTPTPSYRAPAVDYATLPKIDLPALHPVPYNSLAKTPPMGWNSWNKFRTKIDDATVRGIADAMVSSGMKDAGYQYVIIDDGWQGKRDATGVLQPNPNFPNMKALADYVHSKGLKIGIYSSPGPRTCGGFEGSYGHESQDAQMYAAWGMDYLKYDWCSASRVWKDADMQAAYQKMGEALQATGRPIVYALCQYGRAHVEQWGPQVGGNLWRTTGDIRDNYESMTTIGFAQSVLASSAGPGHWNDPDMLEVGNGRMSNEEYRTHFSLWAMIAAPLIAGNDLRAMSPEIHDILTNREVIAVDQDSLGAGGKELYQEEGIRVWSKPLQSGDIAIAVFNTGSSSVSATLTAQQLALQGRYTVRDLWLHKDLGAFPDSFQAEIPAHGVAMYRLHKS comes from the coding sequence ATGTACCTTCGCTACCTGTGTGCCGCTCTGCTCGTCACCAGCGGATTTCTTCGTATCGCCCCTGCTGAAGTACCGCTCGCTCGTCAGGATTCTGCCGCCGAAGCAAGCTCCAAGGCGGCTGCTACGAAGGACATCTCCGGCACCTGGGTAGCAAAGGCCGAGATGCCGATGGGGCAGCTTGAGATCGTCTACGTATTGAAGGTTCATGATGGCCATATCACCGGTCAGCAATCTCTGCCGTTCGGCGATTCGCCGATTGTTGACGGCTCGGTGACCGGCGATACCTTCCACTTCACCGTCGAGTTGGAGTCCTTCGGCACGCTGTCGAAGCGCGAGGTAAGCGGCAGGATTGTTGGTGACAGCCTGATACTGACGCCTGCCATGCCCGGGCCGCCGCCGGATGCCGGAACGTCCGGAGCCGCAGGCGGACCCCCACGCCCAGCGTTTCATATCGGCGAGGTGACCGCAGTGCGCGGCACACCGACACCCTCCTATCGTGCTCCTGCGGTGGACTACGCCACGCTTCCTAAGATCGATCTACCCGCATTGCATCCTGTCCCCTATAACAGCCTGGCCAAGACGCCACCCATGGGCTGGAACAGTTGGAACAAGTTTCGGACAAAGATCGACGACGCTACGGTACGCGGCATTGCCGACGCTATGGTGTCTTCCGGCATGAAAGACGCCGGTTATCAGTACGTCATTATCGACGATGGCTGGCAGGGCAAGCGGGATGCGACCGGGGTTTTGCAGCCGAATCCGAACTTCCCAAACATGAAGGCGCTCGCCGACTATGTGCATAGCAAGGGATTGAAGATCGGAATCTATTCTTCACCCGGCCCGCGCACTTGCGGCGGCTTTGAAGGGAGCTACGGTCACGAGTCTCAGGACGCGCAGATGTACGCCGCGTGGGGCATGGATTACCTGAAGTACGACTGGTGCAGCGCCTCGCGAGTATGGAAAGACGCCGACATGCAGGCCGCATATCAAAAGATGGGGGAAGCGCTGCAAGCCACTGGCCGCCCTATCGTCTATGCCCTGTGCCAGTACGGGCGCGCTCATGTTGAGCAATGGGGGCCGCAGGTCGGAGGCAATTTGTGGCGCACCACAGGCGACATTCGCGATAACTATGAATCGATGACGACCATCGGCTTTGCGCAGAGTGTCCTCGCCTCCTCCGCCGGTCCCGGACACTGGAACGATCCTGACATGCTCGAAGTTGGCAACGGGCGCATGTCGAATGAGGAATATCGCACCCACTTTTCGCTATGGGCGATGATTGCCGCTCCACTAATCGCCGGCAATGATCTGCGTGCGATGAGTCCGGAGATTCACGACATTTTGACCAATCGGGAGGTCATTGCAGTCGATCAGGACTCGCTCGGCGCAGGCGGCAAGGAGCTATACCAGGAGGAAGGCATCCGGGTCTGGAGCAAGCCTCTCCAATCGGGCGATATTGCAATCGCGGTCTTCAACACGGGCAGCAGCTCCGTCTCCGCAACCCTGACCGCGCAGCAACTCGCTTTACAGGGCCGCTATACGGTCCGCGATCTCTGGCTCCACAAAGACCTGGGCGCATTTCCAGACAGCTTCCAAGCAGAGATTCCCGCACACGGTGTCGCAATGTACCGTCTCCATAAGTCCTAA
- a CDS encoding family 78 glycoside hydrolase catalytic domain has protein sequence MPHRARRFAGTILIVIASCAASPAQSSSAPVLDWHAHWITAPGLPPFAPGVMHLQRTIDLSAKPDHFIVRVSADNAFLLHVNGETAGRGSAKGDLAHWRFETIDLAPFLHSGSNILAATVWNYGEYKSAAQFTNRTAFLLEGTTPETESANTNQSWQTEIDHGVTVEPLTKPIAHNYYASEPIEVINAKDFDAAWDAPITDPSHWAPATLLDRAASRGARDADSNWQLVPDQLPPMEYTPQPGGKVVRTTGIDSAASFPDNSVTIPANTTASILIDNGVLTTGYPELSLSGGSAATIRLTYAEALYDAHGQKGNRNDITGKHIDGIYDDYIADGAARQTFAPLVWRTWRYLQIDIHTGDQPLQLNRFRSLFSAFPFVHRAQFSSDDPSLEKIWNIGWRTARLDAHDTYMDTPYWERLQYVGDTRLQALISYSNAGDDRLARQAITAINDSRMPDGITLSRYPTSLFQAIPPFSLLWIGMVHDYALYRDDPAFVRQQLEGTRTVLAWFLQHQNPNGLMGKLPWWSFIDWTEDFKGGEPPQDANGDSAIITLHYIEALREAAELESTYGDPVLAQRYRQTAAKSVSAIQTLCWNPQTHLYTDTPHGNHYSQHTNAMAVWLDVAPAATQRGIMTHILDPANAATISPASYYYRFYLNRALEHAGMGDQYIQQLQPWRNMISLGLTTWAEQPEPTRSDSHAWSAHPNFDLLNIVAGIQPASLGFKTVLIEPHLGPLHTLTASYPHPEGPIQVQYTLLNGSLHAVVHLPHGLSGTFRWQGRSYPITEGALDLIIPSDSKGKTP, from the coding sequence ATGCCTCATCGTGCGCGCCGCTTCGCCGGGACCATCCTCATCGTCATCGCATCCTGCGCCGCCAGCCCGGCACAAAGTTCCTCCGCTCCCGTACTGGATTGGCACGCCCACTGGATCACCGCTCCCGGCCTTCCTCCCTTCGCCCCCGGAGTCATGCATCTTCAGCGCACCATCGACCTCTCCGCCAAGCCTGACCACTTCATCGTCCGCGTCAGCGCCGACAACGCCTTCCTGCTCCACGTCAACGGCGAGACCGCAGGCCGCGGCTCCGCCAAAGGCGATCTCGCCCACTGGCGCTTCGAAACCATCGATCTCGCACCCTTCCTGCACTCCGGCAGCAACATTCTCGCCGCCACCGTCTGGAACTACGGCGAATACAAGTCCGCCGCACAATTCACCAACCGCACCGCATTCCTGCTCGAAGGCACCACACCCGAAACCGAGTCAGCCAACACCAACCAAAGCTGGCAGACCGAGATCGACCATGGCGTGACCGTCGAGCCGCTCACCAAGCCCATCGCCCACAACTACTACGCCTCCGAACCCATCGAGGTCATCAACGCAAAAGATTTTGACGCCGCATGGGACGCACCCATCACCGATCCCTCCCACTGGGCACCCGCCACTCTGCTAGACCGCGCAGCCTCACGCGGCGCGCGCGACGCCGACAGCAACTGGCAGCTCGTCCCCGACCAGCTCCCGCCAATGGAGTACACCCCGCAGCCCGGCGGCAAGGTCGTCCGCACCACCGGCATCGACTCCGCAGCAAGCTTCCCCGACAACTCCGTCACCATCCCCGCCAACACCACCGCCAGCATCCTCATCGACAACGGCGTCCTCACCACCGGCTATCCTGAGCTGTCGCTCAGCGGAGGCAGCGCCGCCACCATCCGCCTCACCTACGCCGAAGCCCTCTACGACGCCCACGGCCAAAAGGGCAACCGCAACGACATCACCGGCAAGCACATCGACGGCATCTACGACGACTACATCGCCGACGGCGCGGCCCGCCAAACCTTCGCCCCGCTAGTCTGGCGCACTTGGCGCTATCTCCAGATCGACATCCACACCGGCGACCAGCCGCTCCAGCTCAACCGATTCCGCTCCCTCTTCTCGGCCTTCCCCTTCGTCCATCGCGCCCAATTCAGCAGCGATGATCCCTCGCTAGAAAAGATCTGGAACATCGGCTGGCGCACCGCCCGCCTCGACGCCCACGACACCTACATGGACACGCCCTACTGGGAGCGGCTCCAGTACGTCGGCGACACTCGCCTGCAAGCCCTCATCTCCTACTCCAACGCCGGCGACGACCGCCTCGCCCGCCAAGCCATCACCGCCATCAACGACTCGCGCATGCCCGACGGCATCACCCTCAGCCGCTACCCCACCTCTCTCTTCCAAGCCATCCCGCCCTTCTCGCTCCTCTGGATCGGCATGGTGCACGACTACGCCCTCTACCGCGACGACCCCGCCTTCGTCCGCCAGCAACTCGAAGGCACCCGCACCGTCCTCGCATGGTTTCTCCAGCACCAGAACCCCAACGGCCTCATGGGCAAACTTCCCTGGTGGTCCTTCATCGACTGGACCGAAGACTTCAAAGGCGGCGAGCCACCGCAGGACGCCAACGGCGACTCCGCCATCATCACCCTCCACTACATCGAAGCCCTCCGCGAAGCCGCCGAGCTTGAGTCCACCTACGGCGACCCCGTCCTCGCCCAGCGCTATCGCCAGACCGCGGCCAAATCCGTCAGCGCCATCCAAACCCTCTGCTGGAACCCGCAGACTCATCTCTACACCGACACGCCACACGGCAACCACTACAGCCAGCACACCAACGCCATGGCCGTCTGGCTCGACGTCGCACCCGCCGCCACCCAGCGCGGCATCATGACCCACATCCTCGACCCCGCCAACGCCGCAACCATCTCACCCGCGTCCTACTACTACCGCTTCTACCTCAACCGCGCGCTCGAACACGCAGGCATGGGCGATCAATATATCCAGCAGCTACAGCCGTGGCGAAACATGATCTCCCTCGGCCTCACCACATGGGCCGAGCAGCCCGAGCCCACCCGCTCCGACTCCCACGCCTGGAGCGCCCACCCCAACTTCGACCTGCTCAACATCGTCGCCGGAATCCAGCCCGCCAGCCTCGGCTTCAAAACCGTCCTCATCGAACCACACCTCGGCCCGCTGCACACACTCACCGCCAGCTACCCTCACCCCGAAGGCCCCATTCAGGTGCAATACACCCTCCTCAACGGAAGCCTCCACGCTGTCGTCCACCTGCCGCACGGACTCAGCGGCACCTTCCGCTGGCAAGGCCGCTCCTACCCCATCACCGAAGGAGCGCTCGACCTCATCATTCCCTCCGACAGCAAAGGCAAAACACCATAG
- a CDS encoding DNA polymerase III subunit, with protein sequence MTQTAGFPTTFNDFLGNSSAVEHLRTAIAAGRLPHSLILAGPSGAGKYTLALMLAMAVECERQPRDLWSNGQSLASFCGVCHNCTRIASAANLEDEVDKAVAAREELRETDKKDTRVLVQPHPDVLIIPPDPPQLLIKLGQVRTVIQRSHYLPSEAPKKTFILTAASFMKEAANSLLKVLEEPPATVHIIILAENPGELLPTIRSRCATVRLGALPVEEIEMLLADRRPDVPAKQRTLIARLAQGAAGKALGFDLAAYTAARADALLLLRNAASDPDHTALFKMTETYRAGAEGQQKTTALLRSLSLLLEDLLLLGAGTPELIRNTDLRPELDRLSQTLSFQWIEGAARGLDQVYSGLRRNLLRSLSLDAFAGQLALSAR encoded by the coding sequence ATGACACAAACCGCAGGCTTCCCCACCACCTTCAACGACTTCCTCGGCAACTCCAGCGCCGTTGAGCATCTGCGCACCGCCATCGCCGCCGGTCGCCTGCCGCACTCGCTCATCCTCGCCGGGCCCAGCGGAGCCGGAAAATACACCCTCGCTCTCATGCTGGCCATGGCGGTCGAGTGCGAGCGCCAGCCGCGAGATTTGTGGTCGAACGGCCAGTCGCTCGCCAGCTTCTGCGGAGTCTGCCATAACTGCACCCGCATCGCCTCCGCCGCTAACCTCGAAGACGAGGTCGACAAGGCCGTGGCCGCCCGCGAAGAGCTGCGCGAGACCGACAAAAAAGACACCCGCGTCCTCGTCCAGCCTCACCCCGACGTTCTCATCATTCCGCCCGACCCGCCGCAGCTTCTCATCAAGCTCGGACAGGTCCGCACCGTCATCCAGCGCTCGCACTACCTTCCCTCCGAAGCGCCCAAAAAAACCTTCATCCTCACCGCCGCCAGCTTCATGAAAGAAGCGGCCAATTCCCTGCTCAAGGTCCTCGAAGAGCCGCCAGCGACAGTCCACATCATCATCCTCGCCGAAAACCCCGGCGAACTTTTGCCCACCATTCGCTCCCGCTGCGCCACCGTTCGTCTCGGCGCGCTACCCGTCGAAGAGATCGAGATGCTGCTCGCCGACCGTCGCCCCGACGTTCCCGCCAAGCAGCGCACGCTCATCGCTCGGCTCGCGCAAGGAGCCGCTGGCAAAGCCCTTGGCTTCGACCTCGCCGCTTACACCGCCGCTCGCGCCGACGCTCTCCTGCTCCTTCGCAACGCCGCCTCCGATCCCGATCACACCGCGCTCTTCAAGATGACGGAAACCTATCGCGCCGGAGCCGAAGGCCAGCAAAAGACCACCGCGCTGCTGCGCTCGCTCTCGCTCCTGCTCGAAGACCTTCTGCTCCTCGGCGCCGGAACGCCCGAGCTGATCCGCAATACCGACCTTCGCCCCGAACTCGACCGCCTCTCGCAGACGCTCTCCTTCCAGTGGATCGAAGGCGCGGCTCGCGGCCTCGATCAGGTCTACAGCGGCCTCCGCCGCAACCTCCTGCGCTCGCTCTCCCTCGACGCCTTCGCCGGACAACTAGCACTCTCAGCAAGATGA
- a CDS encoding class IV adenylate cyclase, translating to MQSAEIELKFPISDPAALQARLPQLGFHLDTPRTFEHNTLYDTPARDLRAKKQLLRIRQYGELCTVTHKRQPDQASIDTTRYKIRIETETTVADGPALSEIFQQLGYAPVFTYEKFRTEWSHTIEHSAHLVIDETPIGNYVELEGPPDWIDQTIAELGIDSTTCITDSYGTLFLTWKQRTGSTAEHLTFKAIPTPVLTSR from the coding sequence ATGCAAAGCGCAGAGATCGAACTCAAATTCCCCATCTCCGATCCCGCCGCACTTCAGGCCCGTCTTCCCCAGCTCGGCTTCCATCTCGATACGCCGCGCACCTTCGAGCACAACACCCTCTACGACACGCCTGCCCGCGATCTCCGCGCAAAAAAACAACTTCTTCGCATCCGCCAGTACGGCGAGCTCTGCACCGTCACTCACAAGCGCCAGCCCGATCAAGCCTCCATCGACACCACCCGCTACAAGATCCGCATCGAGACCGAAACCACTGTCGCCGACGGCCCCGCACTCTCCGAGATCTTCCAGCAGCTCGGCTACGCTCCCGTCTTCACCTACGAAAAGTTCCGCACGGAGTGGTCGCACACTATCGAACACTCCGCCCATCTCGTCATCGACGAGACACCCATCGGCAACTACGTCGAGCTCGAAGGCCCTCCCGACTGGATCGACCAGACCATCGCTGAGCTCGGGATCGACTCCACGACCTGCATCACCGACAGCTATGGCACGCTCTTTCTCACCTGGAAGCAGCGCACGGGCAGCACCGCCGAACACCTCACTTTCAAGGCAATCCCCACCCCTGTTCTGACCTCCCGCTAA
- a CDS encoding PQQ-dependent sugar dehydrogenase: MKHLAIAGLVLAMAASGASAQVNAGEQKPEATLPFNVVQVTTLSLPWRIAFLPDGRMLITEKTGGLQLVTQQGAKTPVTGAPAVLWRGQGGMLGVYLSPHYKKDHNVYLTYSEPGDGGSSLALARARLQLTKDTASLEDLKVIWHDGERGEGGQFGAAVAFSPDGKLLYLTSGDRQRMTPAQDPNQPLGKVLRLTLDGKPAPGNPMAGKIGAATVPVIDPPSDTETAKTAPIIRTYTFPGPNLTPSETWASGIRTPYGLAFAPDGKLWELEHGPRGGDELNLIEPGKNYGWPLVSYGHNYNGVPIPSPDTRPDLTKPVIYWVPVIAPGNLMFYKGSTFSGWNGSALASGLGSKSLTRITFDGNGGATAVERWDMDRRVRDIEEAPDGSLWMIEDAKPGGLFHLTPKK; this comes from the coding sequence ATGAAGCATTTAGCGATCGCGGGGCTAGTCTTAGCCATGGCCGCGAGCGGCGCATCTGCGCAGGTCAATGCAGGGGAACAGAAGCCTGAGGCGACCCTGCCATTCAACGTGGTCCAGGTAACGACTTTGAGCCTTCCCTGGAGGATTGCCTTCCTACCCGACGGTCGAATGCTCATCACCGAAAAGACCGGCGGCCTGCAACTGGTCACCCAGCAAGGAGCAAAGACCCCCGTTACCGGCGCCCCCGCCGTTCTCTGGAGAGGACAGGGCGGAATGCTCGGCGTCTATCTCTCCCCGCACTACAAAAAAGACCACAACGTCTATCTCACCTACTCCGAGCCCGGTGACGGCGGTTCGAGCCTCGCACTCGCCCGAGCCAGGCTGCAGCTCACCAAAGACACCGCCAGCCTCGAAGACCTCAAGGTCATCTGGCACGACGGCGAGCGAGGCGAGGGCGGACAGTTCGGCGCAGCGGTCGCCTTCTCTCCCGACGGCAAGCTCCTCTACCTAACCTCCGGCGATCGCCAGCGCATGACGCCCGCACAAGACCCCAACCAGCCCCTCGGCAAAGTCCTGCGCCTGACGCTCGACGGCAAGCCCGCCCCCGGCAATCCTATGGCCGGCAAGATCGGCGCAGCCACTGTGCCCGTCATCGACCCGCCATCCGACACCGAAACCGCAAAGACCGCTCCAATCATCAGAACCTACACCTTCCCCGGTCCCAACCTCACGCCATCCGAGACCTGGGCCAGCGGAATCCGCACCCCCTATGGCCTCGCCTTCGCCCCCGACGGCAAGTTGTGGGAGCTTGAGCACGGCCCACGCGGCGGCGACGAGCTCAACCTCATCGAGCCCGGTAAAAACTACGGCTGGCCGCTCGTCTCCTACGGACACAACTACAACGGCGTGCCCATCCCCAGCCCCGACACGCGCCCCGACCTCACCAAGCCCGTCATCTACTGGGTGCCCGTCATCGCTCCCGGCAACCTCATGTTCTACAAAGGCTCAACCTTCTCCGGCTGGAACGGCTCGGCCCTCGCCAGCGGCCTCGGTTCGAAGTCGCTCACCCGCATCACCTTCGACGGCAACGGCGGAGCAACCGCAGTCGAGCGCTGGGACATGGACCGCCGCGTCCGCGACATCGAGGAAGCTCCCGACGGCTCGCTCTGGATGATCGAGGACGCCAAGCCGGGCGGCCTCTTCCATCTCACACCAAAGAAATAA
- a CDS encoding energy transducer TonB, producing MAVSFRSSRPLLVVGSLFLCAGAAFAGNVHRAVVTRVSPSYPELARRMHVGGTVVLMVTVQPDGTVAKTKVESGHPLLAAAAEDAVKRWRFEPGSDTSESEVEVNFKSDLQ from the coding sequence TTGGCAGTCTCATTCCGTTCTTCCCGTCCCCTTCTCGTCGTAGGAAGTCTCTTCCTCTGCGCCGGAGCCGCCTTTGCCGGCAATGTTCATCGAGCCGTCGTCACTCGAGTCTCCCCCAGCTATCCCGAGCTCGCCCGTCGCATGCACGTCGGCGGAACCGTTGTTCTGATGGTCACCGTTCAACCCGACGGCACCGTCGCCAAAACCAAGGTCGAATCCGGCCACCCGCTGCTCGCTGCTGCGGCAGAGGATGCCGTCAAGCGGTGGCGCTTCGAGCCCGGCTCCGACACCTCTGAGTCCGAAGTCGAAGTCAACTTCAAAAGCGATCTTCAGTAG
- a CDS encoding DUF3455 domain-containing protein yields the protein MAFTASAQPASATQAPGAQAKTVHFDGSTTATMVLEARGVGVQIYTCMKDVDWVWKLKAPDATLFDQHGKAIGKHIAGPTWHLDDGSEVQGKALEVRQQPGTIPWLILAVHSTGGEGLLSQVDVVRRTETKGGLAPSTGCDSAHADAEVRIPYSASYTFFDTKK from the coding sequence ATGGCTTTCACGGCGAGCGCACAACCTGCATCCGCTACTCAGGCCCCTGGAGCGCAGGCGAAAACCGTCCATTTTGATGGCTCCACGACAGCAACGATGGTCCTTGAGGCTCGCGGAGTAGGCGTACAGATTTATACATGTATGAAAGATGTTGATTGGGTCTGGAAGTTGAAGGCACCAGACGCCACCTTATTCGATCAGCACGGCAAGGCAATTGGGAAGCACATAGCGGGGCCAACCTGGCATCTCGATGATGGAAGTGAAGTGCAGGGCAAAGCGCTGGAGGTACGGCAACAACCCGGGACCATTCCATGGCTCATTCTTGCAGTGCATTCGACTGGCGGCGAGGGTCTTCTTAGCCAGGTGGATGTCGTGCGGCGCACAGAAACAAAGGGCGGTCTAGCTCCATCCACCGGATGCGACTCAGCCCACGCCGATGCCGAGGTGCGCATACCGTACTCGGCGAGCTATACCTTCTTCGACACGAAAAAATAG
- a CDS encoding L-threonylcarbamoyladenylate synthase, with product MTLRLQPSEIEQAAKILREGGTVAFPTETVYGLGANALDEAAVAKIFAAKGRPSWDPLIVHVSDQAMLAKLAFSITQAEKLIQNFWPGPLTLLLPRTPEVPDAITAGRPLVGVRMPSHPLALALIRAAGVPIAAPSANRFGHTSPTTADHVLEDLDGRIDAVLDGGPTTVGVESTVLDPNQNPMLIYRPGAITPAMIEQVAGPVRIFQPIAAPQENPASLPSPGVGIRHYAPRAKLILVASENELHQQEERNVEEKIGILLPQGWTARPSTEVFPWASWNDGEALAQRLFAGLRELDNRGVTIILCPLPEASGVGLAIRDRLEKAARTK from the coding sequence ATGACACTTCGCCTCCAACCCAGCGAAATAGAACAAGCAGCAAAGATCCTCCGCGAAGGCGGCACCGTCGCTTTTCCGACTGAAACCGTCTACGGACTCGGAGCCAACGCTCTTGACGAAGCCGCCGTAGCCAAAATCTTCGCCGCCAAAGGCCGCCCCTCGTGGGATCCGCTGATCGTTCACGTCAGCGATCAGGCAATGCTTGCAAAACTAGCATTTTCAATAACTCAAGCAGAAAAGTTAATCCAAAACTTCTGGCCTGGACCGCTAACGTTATTGCTTCCACGAACCCCCGAAGTGCCAGACGCAATCACCGCCGGAAGACCGCTCGTCGGCGTCAGAATGCCATCGCATCCGCTCGCGCTCGCCCTCATCCGCGCCGCCGGAGTTCCCATCGCAGCGCCCAGCGCCAACCGCTTCGGTCACACCAGCCCGACGACCGCCGATCACGTCCTCGAAGACCTCGACGGCCGCATCGACGCCGTCCTCGACGGCGGCCCAACAACAGTCGGAGTCGAATCCACCGTCCTCGACCCCAACCAAAACCCGATGCTGATCTATCGCCCCGGAGCCATAACTCCCGCGATGATCGAACAAGTCGCTGGCCCCGTTCGCATCTTCCAACCCATCGCAGCCCCGCAGGAAAATCCAGCCAGCCTTCCCTCGCCCGGCGTCGGCATTCGCCACTACGCTCCTCGCGCAAAGCTGATCCTCGTAGCCAGCGAGAATGAATTGCACCAACAGGAAGAACGGAATGTAGAAGAAAAAATCGGCATCCTGCTCCCTCAAGGCTGGACGGCAAGACCCTCCACCGAAGTCTTCCCCTGGGCCTCATGGAACGACGGCGAAGCGCTGGCACAGCGTCTCTTCGCCGGTCTGCGCGAACTCGACAACCGCGGCGTAACGATCATCCTCTGCCCGCTGCCCGAAGCCAGCGGAGTCGGCCTCGCCATTCGTGACCGCCTCGAAAAAGCAGCGCGAACGAAGTAG